One window of the Branchiostoma lanceolatum isolate klBraLanc5 chromosome 3, klBraLanc5.hap2, whole genome shotgun sequence genome contains the following:
- the LOC136430580 gene encoding aromatic-L-amino-acid decarboxylase-like, with protein sequence MQQTQEDQLQQTLRDLKVKTSVLEVPQVDRDKMTNRSMEMISAYEDNISKLTWGPVKTLDQGCSEVIGDIMESPTKHDLVMQDFNAHLINAGMNFGHPTFFGFIPTGGGTFPAALGSFIPAALASFSGFHRKSTAIVEMENKLIKWVADLFGYPAGHAGNISSGASLATLTALAVARDSRELKAADFHRCVVYCSEFTHYVVEKGLRAVGMREAILRTSPVDKSFKMTAAALERQIKEDREAGLLPFLVVATVGTTLTGSVDPVDGIADVCERHQLWLHVDAAYGGFFALCDEMKQLFVGVERSDSIVVNPHKGLFVPFGVGVLVVKDGQKLQQCCSMGQTPSYFKRCQLFSPENLSPSELSFELSRPFRGAQMWLPLKVFGVGVFRTALQEKLLLARYFYGKLKGTGDFELPLEPELSVVLFRATAPPGVDINTFNQQLFDGLNSDGKIFMTPALLSNELYLRVCVLCFRTHIEHIDLCFSLIEEKRLHLWESIRFGA encoded by the exons ATGCAGCAAACTCAAGAAGACCAGCTTCAGCAGACCTTAAGGGATCTGAAGGTGAAAACGTCTGTTTTAGAGGTTCCGCAGGTTGACAGGGATAAGATGACCAATAGGAGCATGGAGATGATCAGCGCGTATGAAGACAACATAAGCAAACTGACTTGGGGCCCGGTCAAGACGTTGGACCAGGGATGTTCTGAAGTTATCGGCGACATCATGGAAAGCCCAACTAAGCATG ATTTGGTAATGCAAGACTTCAACGCCCACCTGATTAATGCCGGAATGAACTTTGGCCATCCGACATTCTTTGGTTTTATTCCCACTGGTGGTGGAACGTTTCCCGCAGCCTTGGGCAGCTTCATTCCGGCGGCCCTTGCTTCATTTTCAG GGTTCCACAGGAAAAGCACCGCAATTGTTGAGATGGAGAACAAGCTCATCAAATGGGTGGCGGATCTGTTCGGCTACCCCGCAGGGCACGCTGGGAACATCTCATCTGGAGCTTCTCTCGCCACTCTTACCGCGTTAGCCGTCGCACGGGACAGCAGGGAGCTGAAAGCCGCAGACTTTCACAG ATGTGTGGTCTATTGTAGCGAGTTTACCCACTACGTTGTAGAGAAGGGACTTCGGGCCGTTGGGATGCGGGAGGCTATTCTGAGAACATCTCCAGTGGACAAATCGTTCAAGATGACAGCAGCAGCTCTTGAAAGGCAGATCAAGGAAGATAGGGAA GCCGGTTTGTTGCCCTTCCTGGTAGTGGCAACTGTGGGCACCACGCTGACCGGAAGTGTGGATCCTGTGGACGGCATCGCTGATGTGTGTGAACGTCACCAACTCTGGCTCCACGTTGATGCCGCCTATGGAGGGTTTTTCGCTCTCTGTGACGAAATGAAACAGCTGTTTGTTGGTGTAGAGCGCAGCGATTCCATTGTGGTTAATCCACACAAAG GGTTGTTCGTACCCTTTGGTGTCGGTGTCCTTGTGGTAAAAGATGGACAGAAGCTCCAACAGTGTTGCTCCATGGGGCAAACGCCCAGCTACTTCAAGAGATGTCAGCTGTTTTCACCTGAAAACTTGTCTCCATCTGAACTTTCCTTTGAACTGAGCAGGCCCTTCAG AGGTGCTCAGATGTGGCTTCCACTGAAAGTGTTTGGTGTTGGAGTTTTCCGTACCGCCCTGCAAGAGAAACTTCTACTGGCACGTTACTTCTACGGGAAACTGAAAG GAACCGGTGACTTCGAGCTACCACTGGAACCGGAGCTGTCCGTGGTCCTGTTTCGTGCTACAGCGCCACCTGGCGTCGACATTAACACCTTCAACCAACAGCTCTTTGACGGCCTGAACTCTGACGGGAAAATCTTCATGACGCCCGCTCTACTTTCCAATGAGTTGTACCTGCGTGTCTGTGTCCTGTGCTTCAGGACCCACATTGAGCATATTGATCTTTGTTTCTCTTTAATTGAAGAGAAACGTCTGCATCTTTGGGAGTCTATTCGTTTTGGTGCCTAA